One genomic segment of Scyliorhinus canicula chromosome 10, sScyCan1.1, whole genome shotgun sequence includes these proteins:
- the hey1 gene encoding hairy/enhancer-of-split related with YRPW motif protein 1, translating to MKRAHDYSSSDSELDETIEVEKESADENGNSSTATGSMSPSTSSQVLARKRRRGIIEKRRRDRINNSLSELRRLVPSAYEKQGSAKLEKAEILQMTVDHLKMLHAAGGKGYFDAQALAMDYRSLGFRECLAEVARYLSIIEGLENSDPLRVRLVSHLNNYASQREAASTAPPSIGHLAWGTGFSQHPHHHLHQLLLPQAAHNNNSNTASTEPHHQNRISTSSHADTSPLRVAPNCSVGPVIPVVTSSTKLSPPLFSMSSLSAFPLSFSTFPLISPSTFSSSAQTPTSSIGKAYRAWGTEIGAF from the exons ATGAAGAGAGCTCACGATTACAGCTCGTCGGACAGTGAACTGGACGAAACGATCGAAGTGGAGAAAGAAAGCGCCGATGAAAATGG GAACTCCAGCACAGCCACTGGCTCCATGTCCCCGAGTACATCCTCTCAAGTCCTGGCCAGGAAAAGGAGGCGAGGG ATCATAGAGAAACGCCGCCGGGATCGTATTAACAACAGCTTGTCAGAACTGCGAAGACTGGTCCCGAGCGCTTATGAGAAACAA GGATCCGCCAAACTAGAAAAGGCTGAAATTTTGCAAATGACCGTTGATCACTTGAAGATGCTGCATGCGGCCGGTGGCAAAG GTTATTTTGATGCTCAGGCGCTAGCTATGGACTACCGCAGCCTGGGATTTCGAGAATGTTTGGCTGAAGTGGCTCGGTATTTGAGTATAATTGAAGGCCTGGAGAACTCTGATCCTCTCCGTGTGCGTTTGGTCTCTCACCTCAATAACTATGCATCTCAGAGGGAAGCTGCAAGCACTGCTCCCCCTAGCATTGGACACCTTGCCTGGGGCACTGGCTTCAGTCAGCACCCACATCATCATTTGCACCAGCTCCTACTGCCACAGGCTGCCCATAATAACAATAGTAATACTGCCTCAACGGAGCCTCACCATCAGAACAGGATCAGCACATCCTCGCACGCAGATACCTCTCCACTTAGAGTGGCTCCTAATTGCAGTGTTGGTCCAGTCATCCCAGTGGTCACCTCCTCCACCAAACTGTCCCCACCTTTGTTCTCAATGTCATCCTTGTCTGCATTCCCTCTGTCCTTTAGCACTTTCCCCTTGATTTCTCCCAGTACTTTTAGTTCATCCGCCCAGACTCCGACAAGCAGCATTGGCAAGGCCTACAGAGCCTGGGGGACAGAGATCGGCGCTTTCTAA